GGTCAACGACGTCTCCGGTGGGCTCGCCGATCCCGAGATGGCCGCCGTGGTGGCGGAATCCGGCTGCAGATACGTGCTCTCGCACTGGCGCGGGCACTCGGATGTGATGACCGACCTCGCCCGGTACGAGGACGTGGTGGCGCAGGTGCGGGCCGAGCTCGCGGCGCGGGTCGAGGCGGTCCGGGCCGCCGGGGTGGGCGAGCACCAGCTCGTCCTCGATCCCGGCCTCGGCTTCGCCAAGGACGGGGCCCACAACTGGGAGCTGCTGAACCGGGTGGACGAGCTGATGGAGCTCGGCTACCCGATCCTGATCGGGGCCTCGCGCAAGCGTTTCCTCGGGGAGATGCTGCAGTCCGCGGGGGCCGAGTCGCTGCCCGCGTTCCGCGACCGGGCCACGGCTGCCGTCACGGCGCTCGTGGCGGAGCGTGGCGTGTGGGGCGTGCGGGTGCACGATGTGATCGGATCGGTGGACGCCGTCCGGGTGGCTCAGGCCTGGCGTCAGGCCGGGGCTAGGCTGGACTCACGCGCGGACAGCGCACAGAAAGGGTCGCGATGACAGGCACCGACGCAGCGCTCGAGCAGCTCGACGAGATCCGCCTGCTGGGGATCGGTGGCGTCGGCCGGCACGGGGTCTTCCCCGAGGAGCGCCGGGAGGGGCAGACCTTCCTCGTCGACGTCGTGATGGGGGTCGACACCCGGGCCGCGGCCGCCTCCGACGACCTCGCGCGGACGGTCGACTACGGCGCCGTCGCGCAGCAGGTTGTCGACCACATCGAGGGCGAGCCGGTCGACCTGATCGAGACCCTGGCGAACCGGATCGCGACCGCGCTGCTGGCCCATCCTGGTGTGCGCACCGTCGAGGTGACCGTGCACAAGCCCGAGGCGCCCCTGGGTGTGCCCTTCACCGACGTGCAGGTGATGGTGCGCCGCCGCGCCGACGCCGAGCAGGAATCCGGCGATGCCGCCCCGGCAGGTGCGCCGGAGGTGGCCCCAGAGCCCGAGTCCGCGCCGGTGCCGGCGGCGGCGGCACCGGAGCGCTCCTCTCACACTCCCCGCGCGGCCGACCTGGACGCAGCCCCCGACGCCCCGGTGCCGGTGGTCCTCGCGCTCGGCGGGAACGTCGGAGACGTGCGCGCCACGCTGCGCAGCGTCATCGCCGAGCTGTCCGACGCCGAAGGCCTCACGGTCGAGGAGGTCTCACCCCTCGCCCGCACCTCCGCGGTGCTGCAGGCGGACGCGGTGGCCCAGCCGGACTATCTCAACGCCGTCGTGCTCGCGACCACGACGCTCTCCCCGCGCGAGATGTTGGCGCTCGTCCAGCACCTGGAGACCAGCCACGGGAGGCAGCGTTCGCACCGATGGGGCGAACGCACCCTCGACGTCGACATCATCGTCTACGGCAGTCTCACCTCCACCGACCCCGAGCTCACGCTGCCGCATCCGCGGGCGAACGAGCGGGCGTTCGTGCTGGTGCCGTGGGCACAGGCCGATCCCGACGCCTTCCTGCCGGGTCTGGGCGGCGGGCCCGTGAGCTCGCTCGCCGAGACAGCACCCGACCGCGCCGGGGTGCGGTGGCTGGCCCTGGACTGGCTCGAGGAGCCGGCACCGAGACAGGCCCCGGTGGCCCCGGCGCCGGTGGCGCCCCCGGTCGAGGCGCCCGTCGAGGCGCCGGCCGCACCTGAGCCGGAGCCTGAACCGGAGCCCGAACCCGAACCCGAACCCGAGCCCGAGCCCGAACCCGAGCCCGAACCAGAGTCAGCCCCCGCCGACGACGCACTGCCGTGGGTGCGCAGCGAACCCGCGGGCGAGGCCCCGCTCGCGCCTCGCTGGCAGCCGCTGCGCCGGGACGAGTGATCGCGAGGCTGCGCTGGCCGACCCTCGGCGCCGTCGTGGTGGTCGCGGGGACGATCAGCGTGGTGGGCCTGCGGTGGTGGACCACGCGCGGCAACCTGGCGCCCGACGTGCCGCTCCTACTGACCGGCGTCCTGTTCGCACTCGCCGCGCTCGTGCTCGTGCTCGGGCTGCGGGTCCGGCGAGCCGTGGTCCGTGCTCGCCTGGACGATCCCGTCGGCGCCGCGCGCATCCTCGCGCTCGGCCAGGCGGCGGCGATCACGGCGGCGATCCACGTCGGGTATCTGCTCGCCCAGCTCGCGCTGGCCGTACCACGCCTGAGTGCGCCCGAGCCGCGTGAGCTGGCCCTCCGCTCGGCGCTGGCCCTGGTCGGTGCCCTCGCACTGGGCGCGGCCGGCATGATCACCCAGTGGTGCTGTCGCACCCCGGACGACGAGGACGAGGACCCCACTCCCGGGTTCGGAAACGCGAGCACGTGAGTCACAATGGCCGCATGAGTGCAGCATCCCCGTTCGAGGTCGAGGGCGCCGACTGGCAGCCCGTCTCTCCCAAGCTCGTCCCGGTGCGGCAGATCGGTGTCTCGATCGGCCTCGGGATCCCGATCGCGGGGACCGTGGTGCTGGCTATCTTCACCGCGCCGGCGGTCTGGGCGGCGCCGGCCGCGCTCGGCATCCTGCTGGTGTGGCTGCTGTGGCTGATCCCGCGGCAGGTGCACGCGATCGGGTACGCCGAACTCGAGGACGAGCTGCTCATCCGCAAGGGCGTCCTCTTCCGGTCCCTGGTCGTCGTGCCCTACGGGCGGATGCAGTACGTCGACGTCGACGCCGGACCCATCGCCCGGTCGATGGGGATCGCGCAGGTGCAGCTGCACACCGCCTCGGCCCAGTCGGATGCCTCCATCCCCGGCCTGCCGGAGGCTGAGGCCTCTCGCCTGCGCGACCAGCTCTCGGCCCGTGGCGAGGCGAGGCTGGCCGGCCTGTGACTTCGACCGAGCACATCGAGTGGCGCCGGCTGCACCGCATCACGCCGGTGCTGAACGCCTGGAAAGTGGCTGCCGGTCTGTTCGCGGTCTTCGTGTGGCAGTCCGCCGACCAGCTGGGAGAGATCGACCTGGCCGTGACGACCCTCCTGCTGATCGTGGCCGGGGTGATCGTGCTGGGCGCGCTGCTCGGTCTCGGGTTCTCGGCGCTGGCGTGGTCGCGCACGAAGTACGGCATCTCCGAGGACAGCATCTTCCTGCACTCCGGGGTCCTGTTCCGCCAGCAGCGCCACGTCCGGCTGGACCGGCTGCAGACGATCGACGTCACCCAGCCGTTGCTCGCCCGGTTCACCGGGTTCGCCGCCCTGAAGATCGAGAGCGCCGGCGGTGCCGGGTCCAACCTGTCACTGGCCTACCTGCGTGAGGACGAAGCGCAGCGGCTGCGCAACGAGCTCCTGGCCCGCGCGGCCGGTGTGACCCTGGAGACCGACGACGCCGGCGAGCAGCACGCTCCGGCCGCGCCCGAGATGCACCTGTACACCCTCTCGCCCGGCCGCCTCGTCGGGTCTCTGGCGCTGTCCGGTGGCATCGTCGGGATGCTGCTGGCGGCGGTGGCGGTGATCGTGCTCGCCGTGGTCTCCGGCAACCTCTCCTCCTTCTTCGCGATGGGCGCGCCGCTGCTGGGCGCCGCCGCCTACTTCTGGGGACGCTTCGCCGGGGAGTTCTCCTTCCGGGTGGCCACCTCGCCGGACGGCATCCGGGTGCGGCAGGGCCTGCTCGAGTCCAAGGCCCGCACCGTTCCCCCCGGCCGCGTGCAGGCCGTGCGTCTCGCGCAGCCGCCGCTGTGGCGCACCAAGGGGTGGTGGCGGATCACCGTCAACATCGCCGGATACGGGGCGGAGGAGACCACCGGCAGCGTCCTCTACCCGGTCGCCACCGAGGCCGAGGCGGCGCACCTGCTCTCGCTCGTCCACCCCGATCTCGGCGACGAGCGCCCGCTGGAGGTGCTGCGTGCCGGCCTGCTCGGCACCGGCACCGACGAAGGCTTTGAGCACACGCCCGCCCGGGCGCGCTGGCTCGACCCGTTGACCTGGCGCCGCACCGGTGTGCGGATGACCGGGACGGCCGTGCTGATGCGCACCGGACGATGGTGGCGCTCGCTCGTGCTGGTGCCGCACGAGCGGATCCAGTCCTTCGGCATCACCCAGGGGCCGTGGGAACGTCGCCTCGATCTCGCCACGTTCGCCGTCCACTCCACTCCCGGCTCCATCGTCCCGCAGGTGCATCACCAGGATGCCGCGGCGACGCACGAGCTGCTCGAGCAGATGACGCGGCGCGCTCGCCATGCCCGCCACAGCGCCGGACCCGAGCGCTGGATGACGGCCGCGGCCGCACCGGAGCGGGCTCCCGAGGTCTTCGGAGGCATTCTCCCCTCCCGCCCGGCGGCTCCGTGACCTCCCGCCCGGGCCGGCTGGGCGTCGGCGTCGTCGGCGCCGGACGTGTGGGAGCGGTGCTGGCGAGTGCGCTGCGCAGCACCGGTCACGCGGTCGTGGGGGCCAGCGGTGCGTCCGAGGACACGCTCGAGCGGATCGACGTGCTGCTGCCGCAGGTGCCGGTGCTGGACGTGCGCGACGTCGTCGAGCGCAGCGAGCTGGTGCTGCTCACGGTGCCCGACGACGTCCTCGCCGAGCTGGTCAGCGGACTGGCCCGGCTCGGCGTGTTCCAACCCGGCCAGCTGATCGTCCACACCGCTGGTCGCCACGGGGTGGACGTCCTCGCCCCGGCCCGCGCCGCGGGAGCCATCCCGCTCGCGATCCACCCGGCCATGACCTTCACCGGCACCAGCGTGGACCTGGCGCGGATGGACGGTCTCCCGTTCGCCGTCACGGCCGACGCCGCGGTCCTACCGATCGCACAGGCGCTCGTGGTCGAGCTCGGAGGCGAGCCGATCGTCCTGCCGGAGCAGGCGCGCGCGGCCTACCACGCGGCCCTCGCGCACGGCGGGAACCACCTGGTCACCCTCACCGCCCAGGCCATCCGGGTGCTCGGGGCGGCCGGGGTCAGCGACGGCGGGACGCTGCTCGCCCCGCTGCTCACGGCAGCCCTGGACGGGGCCCTGCGCGGCGGTGAGGCCACGCTGACCGGGCCGGTCGTGCGCGGCGATGCCGGGACCGTGCGCGAGCACCTGCACGCGTTGCGGGAACTGGTGAGTGAGGACCCGGCGCTCGTCGATGTCCCCGAGAGCTACGTCACCCTGGCGACGGCGACGGTGCAGCGGGCGCTGGCGGTGCGACGGATCTCGGAGCGTTCTGCCACCCGACTCCTGGACGCGTTGCATCCGGCCGCCGCGGAGCCTCTGGGCGGACCCGAGGTCGTGCGCACCATCGCCGAGCTACGGCGGTGGCGCGCGTCCTGGGACGAGCCGGTCGCCGTCGTGATGACCATGGGCGCCCTGCACGAGGGCCACCTCGAGCTGGTGCGCCACGCCCGTAACCTCGCCGCCAAGGTGATCGTGACCATCTTCGTCAACCCGCTGCAGTTCGGCGCCGGTGAGGACCTCGAGGCCTACCCGCGCACGCTCGATGCGGACGTGGCCGCGCTGGAGCGGGAGGGGGTCGACCTGGTCTTCGCGCCGCCCGAGTCCCAGATGTACCCCGACGGCGCCCCGCAGGTCACCCTCACCGCCGGCAGGATGGGGGAGGTGCTCGAGGGCGCCGACCGGCCCGGGCACTTCGACGGCATGCTGACGGTGGTGAGCAAGCTCCTGCACCTCACGGGGGCCGATGTGAGCGTGTTCGGGCAGAAGGACGCCCAGCAGCTGGCGCTGGTGCGGCGCATGGTGGCCGACCAGAACCTCCCGGTGCGGATCGAGGCCGTGCCCATCGTGCGCGAGCCCGACGGGCTGGCGATGTCGAGCCGGAACGCCTACCTCGACCAGCAGCAGCGCCTCGCCGCCCTGGTGCTCTCGCGAGCAGTGCGCGCGGGGGCGCAGGCCGCCGCCGAGGGGAGTACCGTGGAGGGCGTGCTCGCCGCCGCCCGGGACGTCCTCGAGGAGCGGGACCCGGACCTGGTCCGGCCGTCCTATCTCGACCTGGTGGACGAGGCGACGATGAGTCCCTGGACCGACCACCACTCCGGCCCGACCGCGCTGTTGGTCGTGGCCGCACGGGTCGGCGCCACGCGTCTGATCGATAACGCGGTGGTCACCTGGCCGCCGCAGGAAGAGGCATGATGACCGGGATGCTGAGGCCGATGATGGTGGGCAAGATCCACCGCGCCACGGTGACGCAGGCCGATCTGAACTATGTGGGGTCGATCACCGTCGACGCCGATCTGCTGGAGGCGGCCGACCTGCCCGAGGGCCACCAGGTCGACGTCGTGGACATCACCAACGGCTCCCGGCTGACGACGTACGTGATCGCCGGGGAGCCCGGTGGCGGTCAGATCTGCATCAACGGCGCTGCCGCGCATCTGGTGCACCCGGGCGACCTGGTCATCATCATCGCCTACGGCCTCATGCCGGACGACGAGGCACGGACCTACGCGCCCCCGGTCGTGCACGTGGACGCGCAGAACCGGATGCGCGAGCTGGGCCACGACCCGGGCGCCGTGGGGCCCGGGAGCGGGCTGGCGACCGCTGCAGTGCCGTGGCACTCGAGCACCTCGTTACGATGATCGGGTGAACACCGAGACCACGCCTGCGCAGCCCCCGGCCCCGGACGTCGACGTCCCCGAGCAGGTGCGGATCCGGCTGGCCAAGCGTGCGCGCATGCTCGACGAGGGTGGCCAGGCCTACCCCGTCTCGGTGCCGGTGACCCACACGATCGGGGCAGTCCGCGCGGCCCACGAGGGCACGCTCGAGGCGGGCGAGGAGACCCAGGAGGTCGTCGGCGTCGCCGGCCGGGTGGTCCACCAGCGCAACACCGGCAAGCTCTGTTTCGCGACCCTGCAGGACGGCGAGGGCCGCACCCTGCAGGTGATGCTCTCCCAGCGCGAGGTGGGGCCCGAGTCGTTGGCGGCGTTCAAGGCCGACATCGATCTGGGCGACCACCTCTTCGCCCGGGGGCGGGTGATCGTCTCCCGCACCGGTGAGCTCTCGGTCTTCGCCGATTCCTGGCAGCTCGCTGCCAAGGCGATCCGGCCCCTGCCTGCGCTGCACAAGGAGAGCTCGGAGGAGAACCGCGTCCGGCGTCGCCACGTCGACCTGATCTCCCGGCCCGCGGCGCGGGAGATGGTGCGCACCCGTGCCGCAGTGATGCGGTCGCTGCGCCGGTCCTTCCATGAGCGGGACTTTCTCGAGATCGAGACCCCGATGCTGCAGACCATGCACGGCGGAGCCAGCGCGCGCCCGTTCGTCACGCATATGAATGCCTACGACATCGATCTCTATCTGCGGATCGCTCCGGAGCTGTTCCTCAAGCGGGCGGTGGTCGGCGGGGTGGAGCGGGTGTTCGAGATCAACCGCAACTTCCGCAACGAGGGAGCCGATTCTTCGCATTCACCGGAGTTCGCGATGCTCGAGGCGTACGAGGCCTACGGTGATTACGACACCATGGCGCGCCTGACCAAGGATCTGGTGATCACGGCCGCGCAGGACGCGCTGGGAACCACGGTGGTGACTTTGCCGGACGGGTCTGAGTACGATCTCGGCGGCGAATGGGCGGACATTCAGCTCTATCCCTCGCTCTCTCAGGCCTGCGGGGAGGAGATCAGCCCGCAGACCCCGATGGCCGAACTGCGCCGGCTCGCTGAAAGCGCCGGGATCGGCCTGGATGAGAAGACGCTGACCGCCGGAAAACTGGTGGAGGAGCTGTGGGAGCACTTTGTCGGCCATTCCCTCTATCTGCCCACCTTCGTGCGCGACTTCCCCGTCGACACCTCCCCGCTCACGCGTGCCCACCGCTCGCAGGAGGGCGTGGTGGAGAAGTGGGACCTGTACGTGCGCGGTTTCGAGCTCGCGACCGCATACTCCGAGCTCGTCGACCCGGTGGTGCAGCGCGAACGGTTCGAGGAGCAGGCGCGACTGGCAGCCCGCGGGGACGCCGAGGCCATGCAGGTCGATGAGGAGTTCCTCCAGGCGATGGAGCACGGGATGCCGCCCTCGGGCGGTATGGGAATGGGAATCGACCGGCTCCTCATGGCGCTCACGGGACAAGGAATCCGCGAGACCATCACCTTCCCGTTGGTCAAACCGCGCGCATGAGCACCGGCGATCTCGTGGCTGCCCTGGCGCCTTCCATCGGCGTCACGGTGCTTTTCGTCATCGTCATTCGAGCGATGGTTCAGGCAGATCGCCGCGAACGCCGTGCTCAGGCGCGTGCTGAAAGGGAACGTGGCACAGATCAGACCCGCGATTCTCGTTCCTGACCTTTTGACACCGAAGGTGCGCTCGTGCGATTCTTCGAGCACGAGCAATTCCCGTGCGTTCGAAAGGAATCCCCATGGCGCAGAAGGTTCGCGTTCTTCTCATCGATGACATCGATGGTACGGACGCCGAGGAAACCGTGACGTTCGCCCTTGACGGGGTGACATACGAGATCGATCTGAATGCCAAGAATGCCGCCAAGCTGCGTGATGATCTCGCCCAGTGGGTCGGCCAGGCGCGGCGTGCCGGTGGCCGTAAGACCTCGGGCAGGAAGGCCTCGGGTTCGCGAGCCGGCGGCTCCGACGCCCAGAAGATCCGGGAGTGGGCCAAGTCGAACGGCTACCAGGTCAGCGACCGTGGGCGAGTGTCGGCCGAGATCCGCGAGGCGTACGCCAAGGCGCACTGAGTCACTGCCGCTGCTGTCATGGCACTCCACCGATGCGTAGGGTGGGGTGCCATGAGCATGTGGAGGCCGAGATGGGCATGAACTTCCTCCTGGGTACCGAGGGCGATGGTCCGGGACAGGGCATCTGGCGGGTGAGCGTCTCCGGCTCCGCGGGGTGGAGCGGAGCGGAACCCGAGCTCGTGGCCCAGGCACCGGCCCCGACGTTCCTGGCGCTGCACCCCACGGCCGAGCGTGTCTACGCGGTCGGCGAGGGGGCGAAGGGCTCGGTCACCTCCTTCGACATGCGGTCGGACTGTTCGCTGCGGCCGACCGCACGGGTGTCCAGCGGGGGAGCGGGCCCCTGCCACCTGCTCGTGCACCCGTGGGGGCAGTGGCTGTACGTCGCCAACTACGGCGACGGGACAGCGTGCGCGATCCGACTGGATGAGGCGGGCGACGTCACCGACGACAACGTCGTGCTCGCCCACCACGGGTCGGGTCCTGTCGCCGACCGTCAGGAGGGCCCCCACGCACACTTCTGCGCCCTGAGCGAGGGAGGCGGGTGGCTGCTCGTCAGTGACCTGGGCACCGATCAGTTGCGCGCCTATCCGCTCGAGGACGGCCGGCCGGCGGACACACCGGTCCTGACCGACCTCCCGGCCGGATGCGGGCCGCGCCACCTGGTGGTCGGGGACGGGCTCCTCTACCTGGCCGGCGAGCTCAGCGGCGAGGTCCTGACCTTGGCCTGGGACGAGGAGCTCGGGCAGGCCCGGGTTCTCCACCGCGGTGACGCCTCCGGCCGGGACGGCGGCCACCAGCTCTCCCACCTCGCGCGCAGCGGCCCGTTCCTTTACGTCGGCGTGCGCGGCACGGACACCCTGGCGACCTTGCGCATCGCCGAGGACGGCGAGTCGACCGAGCGCGTCGCCGAGGTGAGCACCGCGGGATGGCCGCGCCACCATGCCGTGACCGGCCACGCCGTGGTCGTGGCCGGCCAGGAGGCGGACCGTCTCGCCGTGCATCCACTGCAGGACGGCATCCCCGGCGAGGCGACCACCGAGATCGAGCTGCCCAGACCGATGTGTGTGCTGCCGCTGTGACGGCACCGGCTCCGGTACGGCAGACTGGAGCCATGACGTACACCCTGGTACTGCTCCGCCACGGCGAGAGCGAATGGAACGCCAAGAACCTGTTCACCGGCTGGGTCGACGTGCCCCTCTCCGAGAAGGGCACCGAGGAGGCCCGCCGCGGGGGCCGGCTGCTCGTCGACGCCGAGGTGCTCCCCGACGTGCTCCACACCTCGCTGCTGCGCCGCGCGATCACCACCGCGAACCTCGCCCTCGACGCCGCCGAGCGGCACTGGATCCCCGTCAAGCGGTCCTGGCGCCTGAACGAGCGTCACTACGGTGCGCTACAGGGCAAGGACAAGAAGCAGGTCCGGGACGAGTTCGGCGAGGAGCAGTTCATGACCTGGCGCCGCTCCTACGACGTGCCGCCGCCGTCGATCGAGCACGGCTCCGAGTACTCCCAGGACGCCGACCCCCGCTACGCCGGCGAGCCGATCCCGGACACCGAGTGCCTCAAGGACGTGCTGGCCCGCGCGCTGCCCTACTGGGAGTCCGAGGTGGTCCCGGACCTGCAGGAGGGCAAGGTGGTGCTCGTGGCGGCGCACGGCAACTCGCTGCGGGCCATCATCAAGCACCTCGACGGCATCGACGACGAGACCATCGCGGGCCTGAACGTGCCCACGGGGATCCCGCTGCTGTACGAGCTCGACGAGAACCTCCGCCCGCTCACCCCCGGGGGGCGCTACCTCGACCCCGAGGCGGCCAAGGACGCGATCGCGGCGGTGGCCAACCAGGGCCGCTGAGCCCAGCCCAGCACACAGCACGACGGCGGCGCCTGACCTTTGGTCAGGCGCCGCCGTCGTGCTGTGTGCCGGTGGAGCAGGCCGTGCTCAGTCGCTGCTGACGCCGTCCAGGTCTCCGGTCACCAGGTAGGAGATCCGGCGCGCGACGGAGACGGCGTGGTCGCCGAAGCGCTCGTAGAAGCGGGCCAGCAGCGTCACGTCCACCGTCTGGGTCACGGTGCCCGCCCAGTCGGCGGCCAGGGTGGTGGTGAAGGTGCGTTGGTGCAGCTCGTCGAGGGCCTTGTCATCGGTCTCGATGGCGGCGGCCAGCTCGAGGTCGTGGTTCTCCAGCAACGCGACGATGTTCGTGACCGCCTCGTTGGCGGCATCGGCCAACCCGGCGAACGTCTCCCGGGCCTGCTCCGGGATCGCCTGGTCCGGATAGCGCATCCGCGTCACCTGGGCGATGTGACGTGCCAGGTCGCCCATCCGCTCGATGGAGGCGCTGATCCGCAGTCCGGAGACGATGACCCGCAGATCGGTGGCGACCGGCTGCTGGCGTGCCAGCAGGGTGACGCACCGCTCGTCGAGCTCGGACTCGATCGCGTCGATCGCATCGTCGGCCGCGATGACCTGCTCAGCCAGCTGCAGGTCAGCGGTCGCGAGGGCCGTGGAGGCGTCGCGGACCCCGGCCTGGACGTGGCGAGCCATCTGCAGCAGCCCCTCACCGACCTGTTCCAGTTCTTGCTCGAAGATCGCTCGCACCCTCGTCCGTCCTCTCGTCGTGCGCCCGTCCGGGCACGTGCAGCCTCTATCTCACTACACGCAGGTCGCCTAGGCTCTCACGGCCCGGTGAATACATGGTGCCCGGACGGTGAACATCGCGCCGCCCGAACGAGGCTGGTGCCGTGACGCCGCTCGGCTGCGTCTAGTGTGGCCGCTGTGGAGCAGGCATGGCTGATGATCGGCGTCGGCGTGCTCGGCCTGTTCGTCGGGGCGAGCGCGGCGCTCGCCTTCCGCGTGTCCGAACGAAGCCAGCGTGGCTCGGCCGTCTCAGAACCGGAGAATCGCGTGCTCGATGACGACGTCGCAGCCCTGTTGGCAGCGCTGCGCTCGCTGTCGGTCCTCGTCGGGCCCTCCGGTGAGGTGATCCGGGCGGCGCCCGGTGCCTACACCGACGGTCTGGTCCGCAGCGGCCGGCTGGCCCATCCGCCGCTGGAGGAACTGGTGGAGCGGGTGCGTCGCAGCGGCTCCAGCCACGATGAGCAGATGATCGTCCCGCGCTCGCAGGTGCCGGGCTCGGACCGGCTCGCCTTCGACGTGCGCGCCGCCCCCCTGACTGGCGGGCGGGTGCTGGTCCTCGCCGAGGACCGCACCGCCGAGCGCAGGGTGGAGGAGGTCCGGCGCGACTTCGTCGCGAACGTCTCGCACGAGCTGAAGACCCCGGTCGGCGCCATCGCGCTGCTGGCGGAGACCGCCGCCGACGCGGCGGAGGACCCCGAGGCCGTGCGCCGGTTCGCGGCCGGGATGCAGCGCGAGACCGCCCGCCTGTCCGCCCTGGTGCAGGAGATCATCGAGCTCTCCCGGCTGCAGGCGCCCGAGCACGAGGTGGACTTCGTCCAGGTGCCGCTCGAGGCAGTGGTCGCCGAGGCCGTGGACCGGGTGGCCGTGGAGGCCCAGGCCCGCGATGTCACGATCGTGGTCGGTGGGCAGGAGGCCCTGCGGGTCCAGGGCGATCACGCGCTGCTCGTCACCGCGCTGCGCAATCTGCTCGACAACGCCCTGCGGTACTCCCCGACGGGCACCCGGGTGAGCGTCGGCATGCGCGAGGTGGACGGGATCGTCGAGGTCGCCGTCGTGGACCAGGGCGTGGGCCTGTCGGCGGAGGACGCCAGCCGGGTCTTCGAGCGCTTCTACCGGGTGGACCCGGCCCGCTCGCGCGAGACCGGCGGCACCGGCCTGGGGCTGTCCATCGTCAAGCACGTGGCCGCCAACCACGGCGGGGAGGTGCGTGTGTGGTCGACCCCCGGCCGGGGCTCGACCTTCACGCTGCGGATCCCGCTGGCCGATCCGGAGCCCGCCCCCGACCCATCCCCCCAGCACCCGGCCAATCCGATCGGACCGGCCGGCGACGGCGCAGAAAGAGAGAACACGTGACCCGCATCCTGCTCGTCGAGGACGAGGACTCCTATCGCGAGCCCCTCACCTACCAACTCACCCGCGAGGGGTTCGAGGTGGTGGCCGTCGCCACGGGCTCGGACGCCCTCGTGGAGTTCGACCGCGCGAGCGTCGACCTGGTGCTGCTGGACCTGATGCTGCCCGGTCTGTCCGGGGTGGAGGTGTGCCGGGAGCTGCGCCAGCGCAGCGCGGTGCCGGTGATCATGCTGACCGCCAAGGACAGCGAGATCGACAAGGTCGTCGGACTCGAGATCGGCGCCGACGACTACGTCACCAAGCCCTACTCCTTCCGGGAGCTGCTGGCCCGCATCCGCGCGGTCCTGCGGCGTGGGTCGGAGGGGAGCGGCGAGGTGGCCGAGCCGTCGGTGCTCGCCGTCGGCCGGATCCGGATGGACACCGACCGGCACGAGGTGACCGTCGGCGGTGATCCGATGGCGCTGCCGCTGCGCGAGTTCGAACTGCTCGAGCTCTTCCTGCGCAACCCGGACCGGGTGCTCACGCGCGGCCAGCTCATCGATCGCGTGTGGGGTGCCGACTACGTGGGCGACACCAAGACCCTCGACGTCCACGTCAAGCGGATCCGGGCGAAGATCGAGCAGGATCCGGTCCAGCCGCAGGTGCTCGTCACCGTGCGCGGCCTGGGGTACAAGCTGGTGGCCGAGCGCTGACTACTCGGCGGGCAGGTACTCGTCGTAGGGCGGGATGTCGCCGTTGAGCACCGGCACCGGGAGGGTGATCGACCCGGTCTGCGCGGTGGAGACCTGCATCTGGAGGGTCGCGCCGGGGGGCACGGGAACCGCGGCCAGCTCGACGTCCTCATGATCGGGGCTGAGCAGCAGCGTCTCGCCGGCGGCGACGGAGAGCTGGACGCCCTCGGCGATCTCGGCGCTGCTGAGCGTGACCTCGACGTCCTCGGGGCTGTGGTTGACCACGCCGCCCAGGATCGTGCCCGCCGCGCCCTCGGCGGTGCTCAGGATCATGAGGTTCTCGACGACGACGCGGACGTCACCGCCCACCACCTCGCCCCGGACACCATCGCTGGGGGCGTAGGGCTGCATCGTGGTGATCGGGCTGCACGCGCCGACTCCGACGGCTGTGGCCGCAGCCAGCGCCAGGGTGGCCACGAGACGACGGGTGCTGCGAGCCACAGGGCTCTCCTCTCCATGCTTCGGGCGTACGCCCTTACCTTA
Above is a window of Ruania suaedae DNA encoding:
- the panC gene encoding pantoate--beta-alanine ligase, with product MTSRPGRLGVGVVGAGRVGAVLASALRSTGHAVVGASGASEDTLERIDVLLPQVPVLDVRDVVERSELVLLTVPDDVLAELVSGLARLGVFQPGQLIVHTAGRHGVDVLAPARAAGAIPLAIHPAMTFTGTSVDLARMDGLPFAVTADAAVLPIAQALVVELGGEPIVLPEQARAAYHAALAHGGNHLVTLTAQAIRVLGAAGVSDGGTLLAPLLTAALDGALRGGEATLTGPVVRGDAGTVREHLHALRELVSEDPALVDVPESYVTLATATVQRALAVRRISERSATRLLDALHPAAAEPLGGPEVVRTIAELRRWRASWDEPVAVVMTMGALHEGHLELVRHARNLAAKVIVTIFVNPLQFGAGEDLEAYPRTLDADVAALEREGVDLVFAPPESQMYPDGAPQVTLTAGRMGEVLEGADRPGHFDGMLTVVSKLLHLTGADVSVFGQKDAQQLALVRRMVADQNLPVRIEAVPIVREPDGLAMSSRNAYLDQQQRLAALVLSRAVRAGAQAAAEGSTVEGVLAAARDVLEERDPDLVRPSYLDLVDEATMSPWTDHHSGPTALLVVAARVGATRLIDNAVVTWPPQEEA
- the panD gene encoding aspartate 1-decarboxylase, producing the protein MTGMLRPMMVGKIHRATVTQADLNYVGSITVDADLLEAADLPEGHQVDVVDITNGSRLTTYVIAGEPGGGQICINGAAAHLVHPGDLVIIIAYGLMPDDEARTYAPPVVHVDAQNRMRELGHDPGAVGPGSGLATAAVPWHSSTSLR
- the lysS gene encoding lysine--tRNA ligase; its protein translation is MLDEGGQAYPVSVPVTHTIGAVRAAHEGTLEAGEETQEVVGVAGRVVHQRNTGKLCFATLQDGEGRTLQVMLSQREVGPESLAAFKADIDLGDHLFARGRVIVSRTGELSVFADSWQLAAKAIRPLPALHKESSEENRVRRRHVDLISRPAAREMVRTRAAVMRSLRRSFHERDFLEIETPMLQTMHGGASARPFVTHMNAYDIDLYLRIAPELFLKRAVVGGVERVFEINRNFRNEGADSSHSPEFAMLEAYEAYGDYDTMARLTKDLVITAAQDALGTTVVTLPDGSEYDLGGEWADIQLYPSLSQACGEEISPQTPMAELRRLAESAGIGLDEKTLTAGKLVEELWEHFVGHSLYLPTFVRDFPVDTSPLTRAHRSQEGVVEKWDLYVRGFELATAYSELVDPVVQRERFEEQARLAARGDAEAMQVDEEFLQAMEHGMPPSGGMGMGIDRLLMALTGQGIRETITFPLVKPRA
- a CDS encoding histone-like nucleoid-structuring protein Lsr2; this translates as MAQKVRVLLIDDIDGTDAEETVTFALDGVTYEIDLNAKNAAKLRDDLAQWVGQARRAGGRKTSGRKASGSRAGGSDAQKIREWAKSNGYQVSDRGRVSAEIREAYAKAH
- a CDS encoding lactonase family protein; translation: MGMNFLLGTEGDGPGQGIWRVSVSGSAGWSGAEPELVAQAPAPTFLALHPTAERVYAVGEGAKGSVTSFDMRSDCSLRPTARVSSGGAGPCHLLVHPWGQWLYVANYGDGTACAIRLDEAGDVTDDNVVLAHHGSGPVADRQEGPHAHFCALSEGGGWLLVSDLGTDQLRAYPLEDGRPADTPVLTDLPAGCGPRHLVVGDGLLYLAGELSGEVLTLAWDEELGQARVLHRGDASGRDGGHQLSHLARSGPFLYVGVRGTDTLATLRIAEDGESTERVAEVSTAGWPRHHAVTGHAVVVAGQEADRLAVHPLQDGIPGEATTEIELPRPMCVLPL
- a CDS encoding phosphoglyceromutase translates to MTYTLVLLRHGESEWNAKNLFTGWVDVPLSEKGTEEARRGGRLLVDAEVLPDVLHTSLLRRAITTANLALDAAERHWIPVKRSWRLNERHYGALQGKDKKQVRDEFGEEQFMTWRRSYDVPPPSIEHGSEYSQDADPRYAGEPIPDTECLKDVLARALPYWESEVVPDLQEGKVVLVAAHGNSLRAIIKHLDGIDDETIAGLNVPTGIPLLYELDENLRPLTPGGRYLDPEAAKDAIAAVANQGR